ttcatcagtgGTGTGTgtagtgggatcgagtgcaccctcagcgaGTTTGTGGATGGCACCAAGTTGAGTGGTGCAGTCAATTCCCTTGAGGAaggggatgccatccagagggaggagggggcccatgtgaacctcatgaagttcaataaggTCAAGTGCACCTGGGCTGAGGCaatccctggagaagagaaggctctggggagaccttattgtgcCTTTTCAATATGTAAAGGGGGCTTGTAAGACAGATGGGGAGAAgctttttaccaaggcctgtagtgacaggacaaggggcaacggtTATAAACTGAAGGatgggagatttagatgagatattagggagaaattcttccttgtgagggcggtgaggccctggcacaggttgcccagagaagctgtggctgcccctggctccctggcagggttcaaggccaggttggatggggctttgggcaacctgggctactggagggtgtccctgcccatggcaggggtggcactgggtgggctgtgaggtcccttccaacccaaaccagtctgggattccgTGAGGTCTTGAGTGTTTGGTGCtattttgttgttgggtttgttttggttttgtgtttgggtttttttgttttgttttcttttgccatcTGTCTGTTGTGGCATGTGTAGCTCTTTCCAAACAACTCAGTGCTGCGCGCTTTCAGAACTGGCAGTGGGAGGAGGAGATTACTGACCAGTGCCTCTAGCTCAGTGTAGAGCACATACTCCTTGCACAAGTGCTCACTGGGTGCACAAATGATAGAAAGCTGCTGCCTTGGCTGCTGGTCTCTGTGCCTTAAAGGTGAGCACTTGGCTTGCCAAGCGGGCAGCCTGAGAGTAGGACTCTTCTACTCCTGGatagtgtgtgtgtgctgcCGTACCCCACCGGAGAAATTTCTATATGTGGTACGGAGTACTGGGTCATTCCAGTGCCACTATTTTTAGTACTAAGAGGTCATTTGCAAGGGTGCACACAACCTTGCTTCTGTTTCCAAGGGGACAAGTGGAGATAGTTGTTGGTGAATGACACAGGAGAATAAAGAACTTGAAACTAATGAGTtctggatttttggttttttcctggatttgTGCATTTGCTTGAATTCTGTAACTGGGGGGCCGTGTCACCTTTGGATTGTCATGTCCTGGGAAAGGACTCGTGGTGGGTGGGCTGGCATGGGCAGACAGAGAAAGCAAGTGCTGCCGTGCCTGTCTGGGGCTAAAGTGACTCCAGCACGCATCAGCTGtaatagaaaaaatgaaacacagggaGCAGAGTGGGTGGAGACCAGAGAAACCGCTGGCACCAGGGGTGCTACTGCAGGATAGATGACAAGTGGAAAGCTTAGCCAAGAATCAGGTGAAAAACTTAAGACTGTGTGAGCTTGTTCCTTCTTCGTCAGAGCAAGTGAAAGGAGCGGGGTGCCCAGCAGAGCGGGAAGGTGCTTTAGAAATCCCAGCAGGAcagggctgagccagggctgACAGAAGTGCTCATGCTGTGGGGGCTGTGTGGCAGAGGTCAGCTGTCACCAGCCTGTCCCAGATCATCCTCTCAGCCcaagctgctgagctgggacGTGCTGGTCTGTTGTGCAATGGGGAGCAAGGCTGGTGGGTAAGTGCAGCAGTCGCAGCCTCTTTCCACTGCAAGATCATGCAGGTTTTGCTTACTGATCCCTCAACTGAGTGTTTCAGGGttgaaagaaacacatttttatggGTCTTGTGCCAAAACTTGGGGCCGTGTTTGTGACAGCaatttcccttcctctgtctGGTGCCAGGAGCATTTTTGTTGTCCTAATCCTGAGGCTCAGAGATTTCAATTGTAGTGGAGCCTGAGCTGCTTTTCAGCCTAGGAGTGGCTTTGTGCCCCAGGGCTCTGTAGTTAGTTAGATCAGTTCATGGAAATCAGTGTGATGTTTTACGTGCTGAGGTAGGGTTGTGTTCCAGGGTAAGGCATCAAAGATCCCTTTTTACTTGCAAATCCAAAGGATTATTTACTCTCCTGCAGTTCAGAGGAACTTTTACTGCGTGCTTGCACCTCCAGTGTCCCGTTCTGTGTTCTGTGGGAGTGGAGGGGCCAAAGGCCGATGTGATGCGCAGGTGGCACGGGGCAGTGGTGCAGGAGCCACCTCTCATGTTGGGGATCCGCTCGGGCACTGTGTGGAGGGCGAGATGGTTCCTTCACTTCGTCCCCTGTAAATCTGCGCCACAGGGCTTTGAGGGATGAGCTGGGAGGTAGCAACCATTTCCCTGCTCTGGGCTGTGACAGCTGATGGTGCAGGGGCAGCTGCATTAGCGCTTGTGTGCTTAACGAAGGACTCGTGCCAAAAGCAGCATCTGTTGTGGGGGTACAAAGCTGATACAAATCCCGCGTGTCTGCACCTTGCTGTGCCTGGCAAGGGAGGTCTTTCAGGGTTAAATCAAGGCAAGTTCACACCCTCTTTTCAACTTGCTATGGTGGCTGCTCTCCTCGGAAACAGGGTAGCGTGTGGCAAACGCAAACAGCTAATAAGAacagaataaggaaaaagaTAAGTGCAGAGCTGGAAATAGTTCCTTACGTAAAGGGCTAGTGCTTCAATCTCATTATTGTCTTAAGGAGCGGACACTTAGCTGCCTCCAACTCTTACGATGCAAACGGCAATCTGATAAGCAATCGGCTTTGGGAACCTGGCAGGTGCCACGTGGCTCCATGGCACGGCCAGTGCCCCccgggcagcagctccccgcTGCTCCTCTGAGCTCGCAGCACTTGTCCCAGCCAGCGTACGCCTGGTGGGAGCGTTCCCATGGAGCCAGAGCTGCTGTCCCACGGCCCGTAACGGGAATCGCTGCTCCGGAGAGTCAGGCACAATGAGGCAGCTGGGGATGAGGCGCGCGAGTCTCTCTGCCAGCCTGAAGATAGGGGATCGCCGGGGCCGCTGCCGGACACCGGAGGAAGAGGAACTCTACATCCCGTTTGCACAGGACAGCCTGGTAAAGCAATGGAGCTCCATGCACAACGTGACAGACAGAAACCAGGAGAAAAGCAAGGCTCCCATCCAAAGGAACAAGTACTTGCTCAACATTAATGTGGGTGGCAAATTGTTCCAGATAGCTTACAAGGTAGTGGCCCGGTATCCCATCACCAGGCTCGGGAAGCTGGCCCTTTACACAGACCCTATGAAGAGGCTGCAGCTCTGCGATGATTACTCAGTGCAGAAGAATGAGTACTTCTTTGACAGAGATCCTTCAATTTTCCACTACATCTTCCACTTCTACCGCAGTGGGGTCCTGTGGATAATGGATGAGATGTGCCCCAGTAACTTTGTGGAGGAAATAGAGTACTGGGGAATTCATCTGAAATATTCCCAACGCTGTTGCCGGATCCTGTTTGGGGAAAAGCAAGATGAACTCAGTGAgtatctgaaaatacagaaggaGCTGGAGGCAGAACTGGAGCCCTTGGACTCAGCAGAGCAGTTTGAGGGCAAATTTCTGGGACGGTTTCGGAAGATGATCTGGAACCTCATTGAGAACCCATACTCTTCTGTCCCAGCCAAGATCATTGCCGTCATGTCGAGCTTCTTTGTGCTTATCTCCATTGTGGGCATGACATTGAGCACAGTGGAGGAGATGAAGCACAAGACATGGAAGATGTGGATGGAGCAGCTGGAGGTGATCTGTGCCATCTTCTTCACCTCTGAATACCTCATGCGgctcatctcctcctccagcttcaaGAACTTTCTGCGGGCAGCATTTAATGCTGTCGACCTCGTGGCCATCCTGCCCTTCTACGTCCAGATCCTCTTTGAAAATCTAGACGAAGGGGACGCACTTTACCATGAGGAACTGCACAAGGTGGAGAATGTGAGCAAGCTGGGCAAAGTCCTCAAGCTCATCAAGCTCATGAGGATCTTCCGCATCCTCAAGCTGGCGCGCCACTCCACCGGCCTCCGGGCCTTTGGCTTCACCATGCGCCAGTGCTACCAGCAGGTTTGCtgcctcttcctcttcatcGCCATGGGGGTCTTCACCTTCTCTGCTCTCAT
This window of the Grus americana isolate bGruAme1 chromosome 28, bGruAme1.mat, whole genome shotgun sequence genome carries:
- the LOC129197243 gene encoding potassium voltage-gated channel subfamily V member 2-like, with the translated sequence MRQLGMRRASLSASLKIGDRRGRCRTPEEEELYIPFAQDSLVKQWSSMHNVTDRNQEKSKAPIQRNKYLLNINVGGKLFQIAYKVVARYPITRLGKLALYTDPMKRLQLCDDYSVQKNEYFFDRDPSIFHYIFHFYRSGVLWIMDEMCPSNFVEEIEYWGIHLKYSQRCCRILFGEKQDELSEYLKIQKELEAELEPLDSAEQFEGKFLGRFRKMIWNLIENPYSSVPAKIIAVMSSFFVLISIVGMTLSTVEEMKHKTWKMWMEQLEVICAIFFTSEYLMRLISSSSFKNFLRAAFNAVDLVAILPFYVQILFENLDEGDALYHEELHKVENVSKLGKVLKLIKLMRIFRILKLARHSTGLRAFGFTMRQCYQQVCCLFLFIAMGVFTFSALMHSVEHDVPGTNFTSIPYAWWWAAVSLSTVGYGDTVPDTVLGRMVAFACISFGIILNGMPISILYNKFSDYYAKLKAHENETSHSLKLSRRIRLKERVLRKLSECCRADPRCHH